The region CTCTGCCTGCTGGGGAATTTTCGCCGCTTCGTCCAGCGGGATCGGGATAACTTGCGCCTGGTTTTTCATCAGCGACCTCTCATTTTTTTACGCTAAAGCCGTTGGCGTAGGCGGCAGGGTTACTGCCGTCCCAGCGAACGCCATCCATCAACACGCTGCTGCGCATATCGCTGTCCGGCAGCGAAACATTGCCCACGCTGGCGGCGGCCTGTTTGTAGATATCAATGCGGTTCACCTGGCGGGCGATGGCGAGATAGTCCGGGTCGCTGTCGAGCAGTCCCCAGCGCTTGTGCTGGGTAAGGAACCACATGCCATCAGAGAGCCACGGGTAGTTGACCGAGCCATCGTGGAAGAAGCGCATCGCGTGCTGATCTTTCCAGCTTTTGCCAATGCCGTTGTCGTACTGGCCGAGCATGCGGCCAACGATGGTCTCTTCTTTCGTGTTGAGATAAGCGCGCCCGGCAATCACCTTCGCCGTTTCGCGGCGGTTATCGTCCGAGGCGTCAATCCAGCGTGAGGCTTCCAGGATCGCGGCGGTCAGCGCGCGGGCGCTGTTGGGGTTCTTTTCGACCCAATCGGCGCGCGTACCGAGCACTTTTTCCGGGTGTTCCGGCCAGATATCCTGGCTGGTCGCGGCGGTAAAACCGATACCATCGCTGATCGCGCGCTGGTTCCAGGGTTCGCCAACGCAGTAGCCGACCATGTTGCCAATTTTCATGTTCATCACCATTTGCGGCGGTGGCACCACCACGCTGCGGATGTCGTTGAGCGGGTTAATACCCGCGCTCGCCAGCCAGTAGTTGAGCCACATGGCGTGGGTGCCGGTCGGAAAGGTCTGGGCAAAGGTGTACGTGCCTGCGGGACTGGCGGCGAGATGCTTCGCCAGCGCGGGCAAATCGGTGA is a window of Enterobacter sp. R4-368 DNA encoding:
- a CDS encoding CmpA/NrtA family ABC transporter substrate-binding protein, whose translation is MSDNNTKGMTVSRRQFLLGSAALGGSLLVPGVINRAWAAGSDAPELKEIRVGFIPLTDCASVVMAAVKGFDKKYGITILPSKEANWASVRDKLLSGELNASHILYGQLYGLQMGLSAPQTNMAALMTLNQNGQGITLANALHEAGVTDLPALAKHLAASPAGTYTFAQTFPTGTHAMWLNYWLASAGINPLNDIRSVVVPPPQMVMNMKIGNMVGYCVGEPWNQRAISDGIGFTAATSQDIWPEHPEKVLGTRADWVEKNPNSARALTAAILEASRWIDASDDNRRETAKVIAGRAYLNTKEETIVGRMLGQYDNGIGKSWKDQHAMRFFHDGSVNYPWLSDGMWFLTQHKRWGLLDSDPDYLAIARQVNRIDIYKQAAASVGNVSLPDSDMRSSVLMDGVRWDGSNPAAYANGFSVKK